A region of Myxococcus stipitatus DSM 14675 DNA encodes the following proteins:
- a CDS encoding sensor histidine kinase encodes MRQGETRGSWGLAGRALSWWRVSLGGLAVGLLVALPHAVGAYAREPSAFGGKLALALVPSSAWALLAPLILALFLRVGRGTPGWARRTGVLIAVGGLFVLLHAVLLSAMLSVLEDWPARGRVFSEGLRTVLLERGALGSFEYLLFLAAWMVLSAVRRVHERELAESRWKAQLAESRLQALRAQLDPHFLFNTLNAVVGLVRQSRNPEAVDALVRLGELLRASLEGRGSHEVPLSEELGLVRRYLEIEQLRFGARLAWSLVPEPETLSARVPSLVLQPLVENAIKHGTSRRVSKGHVRVHASRQGAVLVLEVQDDGPGLGEGTVGGMGIGVANTRDRIHQLHGEAFGLTLEDAAEGGVIARVRLPFVVFERSGS; translated from the coding sequence GTGAGACAGGGTGAGACGCGGGGCTCGTGGGGACTCGCGGGTCGGGCCCTGTCCTGGTGGCGTGTTTCCCTGGGGGGCCTGGCGGTGGGGTTGCTCGTCGCGCTGCCGCATGCCGTGGGCGCCTATGCGCGCGAGCCCTCCGCGTTCGGTGGCAAGCTGGCCCTGGCCTTGGTGCCCTCCAGCGCGTGGGCACTGCTGGCTCCGCTCATCCTGGCGCTCTTTCTCCGGGTGGGGCGGGGAACACCTGGGTGGGCCCGACGTACAGGTGTGCTCATCGCCGTCGGTGGGCTCTTCGTGCTGCTTCATGCGGTCCTGCTCTCCGCGATGCTGTCGGTGCTGGAGGACTGGCCCGCGCGCGGACGCGTCTTCAGCGAAGGGCTGCGGACCGTCCTCTTGGAGCGGGGCGCGCTGGGGTCCTTCGAGTACCTGTTGTTTCTGGCGGCGTGGATGGTGCTGAGCGCGGTTCGCCGGGTGCATGAGCGAGAGCTCGCGGAGAGCCGCTGGAAGGCGCAGCTGGCGGAATCCCGGCTGCAGGCCCTCCGCGCCCAGCTGGACCCGCACTTCCTCTTCAACACGCTGAACGCCGTGGTCGGTCTGGTGCGGCAGTCGAGGAACCCCGAGGCGGTGGATGCGCTCGTGAGGCTTGGCGAGCTGCTGCGGGCCAGTCTGGAAGGGCGCGGGAGCCACGAGGTGCCGCTCTCGGAGGAGCTGGGCCTGGTGCGGCGCTATCTGGAGATCGAGCAGCTGCGGTTCGGGGCTCGGCTCGCGTGGTCCTTGGTGCCCGAGCCCGAGACCTTGTCGGCGCGTGTCCCCTCGCTCGTGCTCCAGCCCTTGGTGGAGAACGCCATCAAGCACGGCACCTCGCGCCGTGTCTCCAAGGGGCACGTCCGGGTTCATGCGTCGCGGCAAGGCGCGGTGTTGGTCCTGGAGGTCCAGGACGACGGCCCGGGGCTGGGAGAGGGCACGGTGGGCGGAATGGGGATTGGGGTGGCGAACACCCGGGACCGGATTCATCAGCTCCACGGGGAGGCGTTTGGCCTGACGCTGGAGGACGCCGCGGAGGGTGGGGTGATTGCCCGGGTCCGGTTGCCCTTCGTGGTCTTCGAGCGGAGCGGTTCGTGA
- a CDS encoding LytR/AlgR family response regulator transcription factor encodes MSDVKAAEGGMRVLVVDDEPLARDNVRHLLAREPDVSAIRECEGGQEAVALILREPPDLVFLDVQMPELDGFGVLREVGPERMPPVVFVTAFDRYAVRAFEVNALDYLLKPFSDARFQEALGRARKQRATGKDRGMLERLSALLSDYRPLAAEPPPIALSGGYLERIAVKTDGKVLLIPVADLDWCEAEGNYVVLHAGGKSPMLRETLNRVEQLLDPKCFVRVHRSTLVNVNRIRELEPDVDKGWVVVLRDGTRLRLSPGRKSAVEALLRQSF; translated from the coding sequence GTGAGTGACGTGAAGGCGGCGGAGGGCGGCATGCGAGTGCTGGTGGTGGATGACGAGCCGTTGGCTCGGGACAACGTGCGGCACCTGCTGGCGCGCGAGCCGGATGTCTCGGCCATCCGAGAGTGCGAGGGAGGTCAGGAGGCGGTGGCGCTCATCCTTCGCGAGCCGCCGGACCTGGTCTTCCTGGATGTCCAGATGCCGGAGCTGGATGGTTTCGGCGTGCTGCGCGAAGTGGGGCCGGAGCGGATGCCGCCCGTCGTCTTCGTGACGGCGTTTGACCGGTACGCGGTTCGAGCCTTCGAGGTGAACGCGCTCGACTATCTGCTCAAGCCGTTCAGCGACGCGCGGTTCCAGGAGGCGCTGGGCCGGGCGCGAAAGCAGCGCGCCACGGGGAAGGACCGGGGGATGCTGGAGCGGCTGTCCGCGTTGCTCTCGGACTACCGGCCCCTTGCCGCGGAGCCTCCGCCCATCGCTCTTTCAGGCGGGTACCTGGAGCGCATCGCGGTGAAGACGGATGGCAAGGTGCTGCTGATCCCCGTCGCGGACCTGGACTGGTGCGAGGCCGAGGGCAACTACGTCGTGCTTCACGCCGGCGGCAAGAGTCCCATGCTTCGGGAGACGTTGAATCGGGTGGAGCAGTTGCTCGACCCCAAGTGCTTCGTGCGGGTCCATCGCTCCACGCTGGTCAACGTGAACCGCATCCGCGAGCTGGAGCCCGATGTGGACAAGGGCTGGGTTGTCGTCCTGCGGGATGGGACGCGTCTGCGCCTGAGTCCGGGACGGAAATCAGCGGTGGAGGCCCTGCTGCGCCAGTCGTTCTGA